From Lolium perenne isolate Kyuss_39 chromosome 5, Kyuss_2.0, whole genome shotgun sequence, a single genomic window includes:
- the LOC127303613 gene encoding anthocyanidin 3-O-glucosyltransferase 4-like has protein sequence MESPAVVAWPVFAEQFYNEALVVGVASTGFSAGAERGYVWGGEELGGVVVGREKVVGREKVAAMADEGLRRRAGEMGELARRAVEVGGSSYKAAGALLDDVLRRRSTTRGLTRGGGVS, from the coding sequence ATGGAGTCCCCGGCCGTGGTGGCGTGGCCGGTGTTCGCGGAGCAGTTCTACAACGAGGCGCTGGTGGTGGGAGTCGCCAGCACGGGCTTCAGCGCCGGCGCGGAGAGGGGGTACGTGTGGGGAGGCGAGGAGCTGGGCGGGGTGGTGGTGGGCAGGGAGAAGGTGGTGGGCAGGGAGAAGGTGGCGGCAATGGCGGACGAGGGGCTGAGGCGGAGGGCAGGGGAGATGGGGGAGCTCGCGCGGCGGGCGGTGGAGGTGGGAGGGTCGTCGTACAAGGCCGCTGGGGCGTTGCTGGATGATGTGCTACGCCGGCGATCGACGACACGGGGGCTGACGAGGGGAGGCGGCGTGTCCTGA